The Camelina sativa cultivar DH55 chromosome 14, Cs, whole genome shotgun sequence genome includes a window with the following:
- the LOC104741240 gene encoding HD domain-containing protein 2 homolog — translation MAVTSPATRFAPPLNRPFHHRSALASLHCASRNFLFLRNPTPSSTIVAVRCQKPLSDGIRSTESMSRVSSASSSVSSSIDFLTLCHRLKTTKRKGWINQGINGPESIADHMYRMAIMALIAGDLTGVDRERCIKMAIVHDIAEAIVGDITPSDGVPKEEKSRREKAALKEMCEVLGGGLRAEEITELWLEYENNASLEANLVKDFDKVEMILQALEYEAEHGKVLDEFFISTAGKFQTEIGKSWAAEINARRKSQLTNRQR, via the exons ATGGCGGTGACTAGTCCAGCTACACGCTTCGCACCACCGCTGAACCGGCCTTTTCACCACCGATCGGCACTCGCCTCGCTTCATTGCGCCTCTAGGAACTTCCTCTTCCTCCGAAATCCCACTCCGAGCTCGACGATCGTCGCTGTCAGGTGCCAGAAACCTCTTTCCGACGGGATTAGATCTACTGAGTCCATGAGTCGTGTctcttctgcttcatcttctgTTTCGTCTTCGATCGATTTCCTAACCTTGTGTCATCGGCTCAAG acaacaaagagaaaagggtgGATTAATCAGGGGATAAATGGACCTGAATCAATTGCCGATCATATGTACCGTATGGCTATAATGGCATTGATAGCTGGTGATCTTACTGGAGTTGACAGAGAAAG GTGTATAAAAATGGCAATAGTGCATGACATCGCTGAAG CTATTGTTGGAGATATTACACCATCTGATGGTGTACCTAAGGAAGAAAAGAGTAGGAGGGAGAAAGCAGCTTTAAAAGAGATGTGCGAGGTTCTGGGTGGAGGCCTCAGAG CGGAGGAGATCACAGAACTTTGGCTGGAGTATGAGAACAATGCTTCTTTAGAAGCAAATCTTGTAAAAGACTTTGATAAG GTTGAAATGATTCTCCAGGCGCTAGAATATGAAGCTG AACACGGGAAAGTGCTCGACGAATTTTTCATATCGACAGCAG GCAAGTTTCAAACCGAAATTGGAAAAAGCTGGGCGGCCGAGATCAACGCGAGGAGGAAAAGCCAATTGACAAACAGACAGAGATAG